The segment GACATCGGTGGCGGTACCTCCGACTTCTCCCTGGTGCGTCTGTCGCCCGAGCGTCGTGGCATGGACAACCGCCAGGACGATATCCTCGCCACCGGCGGTGTGCACGTGGGCGGGACCGACTTCGACAAACAACTGAGCCTGCAAGGCGTGATGCCGCTGTTCGGCTACGGCAGCCGCATGAAAAGCGGGGCCTACATGCCCACCAGCCACCACATGAACCTGGCGACCTGGCACACCATCAACTCGGTGTACTCGCAAAAATCCCAGTTGGCCCTGGGCAGCATGCGCTACGACATTGAGGACACCGGTGGCATCGACCGTCTGTTCAAGCTGATCGAGCAGCGTGCCGGTCACTGGCTGGCGATGGAAATCGAAGAAACCAAGATCCAGTTGACCCACAACGACAGCCGTCACTTGCCGCTGGATCGGGTTGAAGCGGGGCTGAGCGTGGACTTGAGCCGCGGGATGTTCGAAGCCGCCATCGACAATCAGCTGGAGCGCATCCGCAACAGCGTGACCAACCTGCTCACCAGTGCAGGCGTGGGTGTCGAGCAGGTGGATACAGTGTTCTTCACCGGGGGTTCGAGCGGCATTCCGGCATTGCGCCAGAGCGTAGCAGCCATGCTGCCCAATGCCCGACACGTTGAAGGCAACATCTTCGGCAGCATCGGCAGCGGTTTGGCGATTGAAGCTAAAAAGCGTTACGGCTAATACCCTCACCCCAACCCTCTCCCACCGGGAGAGGGTCAGGGTGAGCTGTTAAACCAGCCCCACCTGCTTCAACTCACTCTTCAGGTACGCATAGTAAATCGGCCCGGCTACCACACCCGGCAGGCCGAAGGCGGCCTCGAATACCAGCATCGCCAGCAGCAATTCCCACGATTTGGCGCTGATCTGCCCGCCCACAATTCTGGCGTTGAGAAAGTACTCCAGCTTGTGGATAACGATCAGGTAGCCCAACGCACCCACCGCCACCCAGATCGACAGCGACAAGCCGACTATGGTGATCAGCGTGTTGGAGATCAGGTTGCCGATCACCGGCAGCAAGCCCAGCAGGAAAGTCAGCACGATCAGGGTTTTGGTCAGCGGCAAGTGAACGCCAAGCAGCGGCAGGATCACGGCCAGAAAGACTCCGGTAAACGCGGTGTTGAGCAGCGCAATCTTGATCTGCGCGAACACAATATTGCGAAACGCCTGTACCAGCAGGTGCAGACGCTCGAACAGCGCGGCAGACAGCGGCTTGCGACGGCTGATATCGGGAATGGTCTGCAAGGCCATGATGGCCCCCAGCACCATGCCGATCAGCAGGGTCACGAACATGTGTGCCGCGTCTTTGCCCACCAGTTGCAGATCGCTGAGGTGCTTGTTCATCCACTGCCCGATGGCAATCCGAAACTCGGCAGCGCTGGCAGGCAGGTAACTGTCCAGAAACGGCGGCAATTGACCCCGAGCCCGGTCAACCACGGCCATGAATTTGTTGAGTGATGCCCCAGGGTTTTCGGCTTCATGCAGCAAAAAGCTGATGGCTCCGGCAAAAATCAGCGCCAGCACACTGACAATCAGCGTGCCCAGCAACGCCACTGCCAGCCACCGCGCACGACGCCCGGCAATCAGGCGCTGCAGTTGGGGGGTGAGCATGTTGACCAGTTCGAACACCAACAACCCTGCCAGCAGGCTGGGCAACAAACGCAACGGAAAGACCAGTAGCAAGCCGCCAGCAATGATGATGTAGCTGGCCAACACGATGTGACGCTGAGAAAACGATGGCATACAGCCTCAAAACTGACAGCGTGAAAGGAAAGGCAGTCTGCCAGCCTTCGGCGGGGAGCACTAGAATTTACACACCCCTTGTAGCCGCTGAGGAGCGGAGCGAGGCTGCGACCGGCGACGTAGTCGTCGTAAATGCAGTCCTCGATCGCAGCCTCGCTCCGCTCCTCAGCGGCTACACAGGCAGGCTTTATTTTTTCTTCAGGCAATCACTCATGAAGGCTTTGCGCGCATCGCCCTTGAGGTCCTGGGTACCGGCGGTGGCGTTGCAGGTTTTCATTTTGTCTTGCTGCGTGGCCGGTTTGGCTTTGAGGCAGGTGCTCATAAAGGCTTTGCGCTCATCACCCTTGAGGGCTTTGGCACTGGCGTCAGCGTTACAGGTGGTCATTTTGTTCTGCTGGGCAGTGGCCGCAAAACCCTGGGAGCACAGCAGCAGACCGATCAGCAGCAGAGGAACACGCAACATCTTCATGGAGTTTTCTCCTTGTTGACGCGCCAAGTGGCAGCGCAATTCACTGAAGTGTAGACAAACTCTGTTACATCGTTATCCGTTGCACCCTCTGGCGCTCAAACATCGCGACTTGCTGGCTGACAGTGGATAATCGCCGCTTATTAATCGTGTGGTTGTCCTGATGCAATACGCTTACCCGCTACTGGCCATTTTTATCTGGGCCGGCAATACCGTGATTAACAAGTTGGCAGTGGGCGCAATCTTCCCCTCCGAAATCGGCTTTTACCGCTGGCTGCTGGCCGGCCTGCTGTTCACGCCCTTTATGCTCAAACCGGTCATGGCCAACTGGCCTGTCATCCGTGCGAACCTGGGCAAGATCTTCGTCCTCGGCGTGCTTGGCATGGCGATTTACCAAAGCCTGGCCTACTACGCGGCAGCCCGGACCTCAGCCACCAATATGGGCATTATCCTGTCGCTGATGCCATTGATGGTGCTTGCGATGTCGATCATCAGCCTGGGCCAGCGCCTGACGGCCGGAGCATTGGTGGGCGCCATTGTCTCGTTTGTCGGGGTACTGGTGGTGGTGTCGAGCGGCAGTCTCGCGGCCTTGCTCGATCATGGCCTGAACCTGGGCGACGCGATGATGCTGGTCGCCACCCTGGCCTACGCGATTTACAGCACGCTGCTGAAAAAATGGCAGCTGCGCCTGCCGCCACTGCAGATGCTGTACATGCAGGTGCTCGTGGCGATTGTGGTGCTGTTCCCGCTGTACCTGGCCTCCCCCAAGGTCGGCCCGTCCGTTCACAACATGGGACTGGTGCTCTACGCCTGTGTGCTGGCGTCGATGATCGCGCCCTTGGCCTGGATGAAAGCCGTCGCCACCCTGGGCCCGAGTCGCACCACGCTGTTTTTCAATCTGTTGCCGTTGATTACGGCACTGATTGCTGCCGTGGTGTTGAAAGAGCAATTGCATGCCTACCACCTGATTGGCGGCGCACTGACCCTGGGCGGTGTGATTCTGTCGGAACGGTGGACTACGCCACTTCGCAAAGCCTGATCGCTCTGTCTCAACCTGTGGCCGCTGCCGCAGGCTGCGATGGGCAGCGCAGCGGCCCTCTTTGGCATTCAAGGCAAAGGCCTTGCGGTGGCAGCGGCTAGATCCGTTCAGCAGGGCTTATTTCACCGTTTTCGGCACTTTGCCCTGCTGCATTTGCTGCAGCAGTGGCGCGCACTGGTTGGGTTCGCCGCCACTTGGCGCAACCAATGCCAGCAACCCTGCCGCCGGGCCTGCAATCACGCCCAGCGCCACCATGCCGGCACCGCGCAACAGCAACGGTACGGCTTGCACGCCCGCCGAGGGGTTGGCGAAGGTACCGCGCACATACAGCGGTGAACGCAGCGAAAACAAGCGCAGGCCCTTGGACTCAGGGGTGATTTTCAAGTCGAGCTGCTCGGTGGCGAAGTTGACCGTACCGTCGATGTAGATAATCGCGTTCTCGGTATCGAACACAAACAGCCGGGAGCTGGCCAGACCGCTCTTGATCCCGAAGCCCGCTGCCGCGCAGTTGATTTTGACGTCTTCGTCGCCAAAAATCTTGCCCACCACGTAGTTGCCCACGTTCAAGCCAGCTATCTCCATCAGGCTGCGACTGATGGCGCCATCATTGATGATCATTTTCAAATCACCATTGGCAGTACCCAACAACTTGGCCACCGAGTTGCCGGTCCCGGCAATCGTGGCATCGCCATTGAGTTCACCGAAGCTGGTCTTCATCGGTTCAAACGTGGGAAACAGCTGCTTGAGCTTGAAGTTGCGCGCCGTCAATTTGGCGCTGCCTTTCAACGGCGTCGCACGACCATTGAGGCGGATCTGCGCATCCAGCTTGCCGCCCGCCACGCCAAAGCGCAGCGGCTCAAGGCTCAGCTCGCCGTCATTGAGTACCAGATGGGTGAACAGGTCGGTAAACGGCAACTCGGCGCTCTGCACGATGCGCTTGCCGGTGAGTTCAACGTCGGCGTCCATGTCGCGCCAGCGCTCGGTGCGAAATTCTTCGACCGGCAGCACTTTACCCGCTGGCTGCTTGCTTTCACCGCCCCGGGCCTTTTGCTGGGTGTTGGAGTCGGCGCCGATCAAAGGAGCCAGGTCAGCCATCAGCAGTTGGTTGGACACCAGCTTGCCAGACAGCTTCGGCCGCGGCTGGCTGGCCACGTATTTCAGGTCGCCGTGAATATCACTGCTACCGATTTTGCCGTTGAAGTTTTCATAGCTGAAGGTGGCTCCACCGGGGTCACGCAATTGGGCGATCAAATGCCCGTCGGTCGAGTACGGCGGTGAATCCGGCAAGGTCACGCCGGTCAACGGATAGAGGTTGCTCAGGCTGGTACCGGCCAGCTTCAGGCGCAGGTTCAGCGCTCCCAGATTCAGCGGATCGGTCAAGGTCCCGGCCAGCGCTACCTGTGTATCGGCAATGCTGACCTGGGCTTGCAGCGGGAAAGGCCTGGTCGCGTCCTGCAAGGCCAGCAGGCCGCCAATCTTGCCCGTACCGTTGAGTTTCTGGTCGTGGTACTGGCCTTTGACCTTGAGGGCGAAGGCATAGTCTTGCGCCTGGCCACCTTTCTCCAGGGCCTTTTTCGCGTCCGCTTCGCCGACGATTTCCCTGAAGGGGACAGGTTTGCCCAGTGGATCGATCAGCACATCCAGTCGGGCTTTGAGGGTTTGGTCATTTAACGTCACGTGGCCCTTGTCGAAGCCGATGGCGCCTATATCAACGGTCCACGCTGACGGCTCGGCGTTCGGGTCCTTGGGGTCGAACGTGAAGTTCCAGTTCGCCCGGCCATCGGCCAGACGCTCAAGGTTGGCGCTGGGCTCGGTCAGGTTGATGCGCGGGATATCCACCGTTTGGGTCAGCAGTGCCAGCGGCGACAGGCGCAGCTCGACTTTCTTGAGGCTGGCCATTTGCGCCGTTTTCGACCATTCAGGATTGCCAAGGGTCAGGTCTTGGGCAATCACATGGGGCCAGGGCACCCAGGCGCGCCACCCGCCCTCGTCCTCTTCACGCTGCCAGCGCACGGCCAGATCACCGTTGATGGCAAACGGGCGATGAAGGATTTCGGACACTTTGGTGTTGAGGGTCGGCTTGATGCGGTTCCAGTCGAAGGTAGCGAGAATCACCACCAGCACGGCCACCAACAGCACGAGAATACCGCCTGTCCAGGCAAGGGTTTTACGGGTGCGCGTCATGTCGCGGCTCCTTGAATTCGACTCAACGTCCCAGTTACGACGCCTCTGAATGTACGACTGGCAAAGACGTCTGAAGGTTTAACCCCGGTACGACTTTCGTGTAAAAAACCTCGGAAGCCTCAGGCTAGAGCCCCCGAACCTGAACAATCAATTCTGTCGATTATCACCATTGCCCGTATGAACTTTGATATCCGGTAGCCAAGCGTAGCATTGCCACAACACCTACTTAGTTGCACTGCTACGGAGCACACACCATGAAACGCCCATTACTGCTTGGCCTTACCCTTTCACTTTTCGCCGTCAACGCTTTTGCCCTGCCAGCCGACGACGAGCCAACCCCAATGGTACAACCTGCATCGAGCACGTTGAGCCAACCCCTCAACCCGGTGGCTGAAGATGGCGCGCAACGTACCCTGGATCAGCAAAATCGCGTCGCTGAAGATGGCTACGATCACACCCCAAGCAATCAGTTTGTCGCCGAAGGTGGCGCTGATCGTCTGGCCGAGCGCAATCAACGTGCAAGCTGAGTCATCTGTTTGTGTGGGAGCGGGCCTGCTCGCAACAGCATCCCCGTCGATAGCCCGATAGAACACGCCGCCTGCATCGCGAGCGAGCCCGCCCCCACACTTTGTGCAGCACACCGTTCGACGCCATCAAAGCCGATTTGCTAGAGTGCGCCGCTGTACTTGTCTGGAATACCAGCCCCGATGCTGCCCCGCGCCGAACAGAAGCAACAAACCCGCCTTGCGCTGATGGATGCTGCCCGCCACTTGATG is part of the Pseudomonas sp. ML2-2023-3 genome and harbors:
- a CDS encoding AI-2E family transporter — its product is MPSFSQRHIVLASYIIIAGGLLLVFPLRLLPSLLAGLLVFELVNMLTPQLQRLIAGRRARWLAVALLGTLIVSVLALIFAGAISFLLHEAENPGASLNKFMAVVDRARGQLPPFLDSYLPASAAEFRIAIGQWMNKHLSDLQLVGKDAAHMFVTLLIGMVLGAIMALQTIPDISRRKPLSAALFERLHLLVQAFRNIVFAQIKIALLNTAFTGVFLAVILPLLGVHLPLTKTLIVLTFLLGLLPVIGNLISNTLITIVGLSLSIWVAVGALGYLIVIHKLEYFLNARIVGGQISAKSWELLLAMLVFEAAFGLPGVVAGPIYYAYLKSELKQVGLV
- a CDS encoding Hsp70 family protein — its product is MKSASPARACGIDFGTSNSTVGWLRPGVETLIALEDDKITLPSVVFFNIEERRPVYGRLALHEYLEGYEGRLMRSLKSLLGSKLIKHDTSVLGTAMPFKDLLGLFIAQLKKRAEATAGREFEEVVLGRPVFFVDDDPLADQEAENTLTDVARAIGFKEVSFQYEPIAAAFDYESTIEREELVLIVDIGGGTSDFSLVRLSPERRGMDNRQDDILATGGVHVGGTDFDKQLSLQGVMPLFGYGSRMKSGAYMPTSHHMNLATWHTINSVYSQKSQLALGSMRYDIEDTGGIDRLFKLIEQRAGHWLAMEIEETKIQLTHNDSRHLPLDRVEAGLSVDLSRGMFEAAIDNQLERIRNSVTNLLTSAGVGVEQVDTVFFTGGSSGIPALRQSVAAMLPNARHVEGNIFGSIGSGLAIEAKKRYG
- a CDS encoding DMT family transporter, which translates into the protein MQYAYPLLAIFIWAGNTVINKLAVGAIFPSEIGFYRWLLAGLLFTPFMLKPVMANWPVIRANLGKIFVLGVLGMAIYQSLAYYAAARTSATNMGIILSLMPLMVLAMSIISLGQRLTAGALVGAIVSFVGVLVVVSSGSLAALLDHGLNLGDAMMLVATLAYAIYSTLLKKWQLRLPPLQMLYMQVLVAIVVLFPLYLASPKVGPSVHNMGLVLYACVLASMIAPLAWMKAVATLGPSRTTLFFNLLPLITALIAAVVLKEQLHAYHLIGGALTLGGVILSERWTTPLRKA
- a CDS encoding PsiF family protein, with the translated sequence MKMLRVPLLLIGLLLCSQGFAATAQQNKMTTCNADASAKALKGDERKAFMSTCLKAKPATQQDKMKTCNATAGTQDLKGDARKAFMSDCLKKK
- a CDS encoding AsmA family protein, which codes for MTRTRKTLAWTGGILVLLVAVLVVILATFDWNRIKPTLNTKVSEILHRPFAINGDLAVRWQREEDEGGWRAWVPWPHVIAQDLTLGNPEWSKTAQMASLKKVELRLSPLALLTQTVDIPRINLTEPSANLERLADGRANWNFTFDPKDPNAEPSAWTVDIGAIGFDKGHVTLNDQTLKARLDVLIDPLGKPVPFREIVGEADAKKALEKGGQAQDYAFALKVKGQYHDQKLNGTGKIGGLLALQDATRPFPLQAQVSIADTQVALAGTLTDPLNLGALNLRLKLAGTSLSNLYPLTGVTLPDSPPYSTDGHLIAQLRDPGGATFSYENFNGKIGSSDIHGDLKYVASQPRPKLSGKLVSNQLLMADLAPLIGADSNTQQKARGGESKQPAGKVLPVEEFRTERWRDMDADVELTGKRIVQSAELPFTDLFTHLVLNDGELSLEPLRFGVAGGKLDAQIRLNGRATPLKGSAKLTARNFKLKQLFPTFEPMKTSFGELNGDATIAGTGNSVAKLLGTANGDLKMIINDGAISRSLMEIAGLNVGNYVVGKIFGDEDVKINCAAAGFGIKSGLASSRLFVFDTENAIIYIDGTVNFATEQLDLKITPESKGLRLFSLRSPLYVRGTFANPSAGVQAVPLLLRGAGMVALGVIAGPAAGLLALVAPSGGEPNQCAPLLQQMQQGKVPKTVK